Proteins from a single region of Neodiprion virginianus isolate iyNeoVirg1 chromosome 4, iyNeoVirg1.1, whole genome shotgun sequence:
- the LOC124304095 gene encoding lethal(3)malignant brain tumor-like protein 3 isoform X3 — translation MRIQNIFYTARMMATDNFKTSSRMEEEIVVDDHIETINGGTHLSGEKAAAVMPLLYIQQGKLHAGQPVSGNQTITASSQSQLASIITPIVTSQNKVFIKSNSQVSTAQNKPHIIIHHHRPITTLSTSSSNQSQKHIVLRKTNTTTAQIVPLQTTQGSQPHAQAGKHTFAYLSNLIKPNKSRETVVIPAGALSTTQVAKPKLVIAPVISQLSQPSSGSTTPVQSQPSKHTTNLLLPVTIPQHSGPAKQGMFNLKINNGQISTDNKGTITVLRESKGGSSGIHPPPLHPLSKMSLLNSVKGKGSSTDGIKITENADSAVITPIPNKDDDAPPEKRKKTISNILRGSGEKRSKKQNYSKSSQDNAGDALCSPVSLDLDHDKNKKRQNDDDITLIKVVPSEDKRLKLDAALDDEIKIEIIKSQPSVDSDAATDFNGERKSGGQVSESKEITSNFHQTDPNFDPAKVLDWQDGVGTLPGSTLKFRMNEFGMMEMVEEEDGKQVKGKNSVDKENVCLSQNSSNASLSAMSADKKIEEKKSRPVAADTIYCCESCGCYGLAAEFESPNSCGPSCTEIIEAKKVALIRKEKDLKELRAKRNRKRLLQEQHHRHNNNLEPQQQKEQQPSQSQLQPQSQKPKQQRPQSIESDEQCVSKSETDEDPKYGAPTPPEEIQEDNDSKYPWQTGKLGFSWAKYLEHTKAKAAPVKLFKDAFPYSKNHFKIGMKLEGIDPEHPSHYCVLTVVEVVGYRIRLHFDGYPENYDFWVNADSMDIFPVGWADKNGHKLDPPKGYVASNFSWTAYLKTCKAPAAPKTIFSNKSTLFPNGFRQGMKLEAVDRKHSSLVCVASIAELMDSRILVHFDSWDEVYDYWADASSPYIHPVGWCHHNGHSLTPPNNYKDPKAFTWEVYLRETRSVAAPARAFKQRPPCGFKRGMKLEAVDKRVPQLIRVATVEDVKDHVLKIRFDGWPEHHAYWIDDDAPDIHPMGWCLKTGHPLEPPLTPENLNDRPECGTYGCRGIGHVKGPKYATHNSASGCPYSPQNLVRLKLLPDRLNVKQDSCDFEEDIHDRPKGDKFERIRMERSDKNEKYLYHDDKSERISRVEHSENPFEFKHEKTEYPERSGRFRTNHSDGQTDDDESSKKRKKRRKISEEISTLSPAGYFGDASAISIPYAANIPDKQLRTEIYHSVYNPGYNPLPDAPHIWAKHSNALNRVVAKQNTDPRRWSNEEVIKFIHSVPNCREIGSIFRKNSIDGEAFLMLTQEDLVSLLGLRLGPAIKLYNSIVLLRRRAA, via the exons atgcgcattcagAATATTTTCTACACTGCTCGTATGATGGCGACTGACAACTTTAAAAC CTCCAGTAGAATGGAGGAGGAAATAGTGGTGGATGATCACATCGAGACTATCAATGGTGGAACACATTTATCAGGGGAGAAAGCAGCAGCCGTTATGCCTCTTCTGTATATTCAACAAGGCAAACTTCATGCAGGACAGCCAGTATCCGGAAACCAGACGATAACTGCATCTTCTCAGTCCCAACTAGCTTCGATTATTACTCCA atTGTCACTAGCCAAAACAAAGTATTTATAAAAAGTAATTCTCAAGTAAGTACTGCTCAAAACAAACCACACATTATCATTCACCATCATCGGCCGATTACCACATTGAGCACGTCATCTAGCAACCAGTCACAGAAACACATCGTTCTGCGAAAAACTAATACAACCACAGCCCAGATTGTACCACTCCAAACGACTCAAGGATCCCAGCCACATGCGCAAGCAGGAAAGCACACCTTTGCATATCTCAGCAACCTTATTAAGCCCAATAAATCAAGGGAAACTGTTGTTATTCCAGCAG GAGCATTATCCACGACACAAGTTGCAAAACCAAAGTTAGTAATTGCTCCTGTGATATCCCAGTTATCTCAGCCATCATCGGGTAGCACAACGCCTGTTCAGAGTCAACCGTCAAAACATACAACTAATTTGCTGCTCCCAGTCACCATTCCTCAGCATAGTGGACCTGCTAAACAGGGCatgtttaatttgaaaatcaacaatGGCCAAATCAGTACAGACAACAAAGGAACTATCACAG tTCTACGAGAATCAAAAGGTGGCAGCTCTGGAATTCATCCACCTCCGCTTCACCCATTGTCAAAAATGAGCTTACTGAATTCAGTAAAGGGTAAGGGAAGTTCAACCGATGGCATAAAAATAACGGAGAACGCAGATTCTGCAGTGATAACGCCGATTCCAAATAAAGACGATGATGCGCCACCCGAAAAACGGAAGAAAACTATAAGCAACATACTGCGAGGCAGTGGCGAGAAACGAAGCAAAAAGCAAAACTATTCAAAGTCGTCACAGGATAACGCGGGTGACGCACTTTGCTCACCAGTCAGTCTAGATTTAGAtcacgataaaaataaaaaacgtcaGAATGATGACGACATTACTCTAATCAAGGTAGTACCCAGCGAAGATAAGAGACTGAAATTAGACGCGGCGTTGGACGATGAAATCaagattgaaataattaaatcacAACCGAGCGTCGACAGCGATGCTGCAACGGATTTTAATGGCGAACGTAAATCTGGTGGCCAGGTTAGCGAGTCGAAAGAGATTACCagtaattttcatcaaaccgATCCGAATTTCGATCCTGCAAAGGTACTAGATTGGCAAGATGGTGTTGGAACACTGCCTGGCAGCACATTGAAG tttCGTATGAATGAATTCGGGATGATGGAAATGGTTGAGGAAGAAGATGGCAAACAAGTAAAGGGAAAAAATAGCGTTGACAAAGAAAATGTATGTCTGTCACAAAATTCGTCTAATGCCAGCCTTTCAGCGATGAGTGCCGATAAAAAAA tagaggaaaaaaaatcgagaccTGTTGCTGCAGACACCATTTATTGCTGCGAAAGTTGTGGATGCTACGGTTTGGCTGCAGAATTCGAGAGTCCAAATTCGTGTGGCCCATCCTGTACAGAGATAATAGAAGCAAAAAAGGTCGCATTAATACGCAAGGAGAAAGATCTGAA AGAATTGCGTGCAAAACGAAATCGCAAGAGGTTATTGCAGGAGCAGCATCACCGCCACAATAATAATCTTGAACCCCAACAGCAAAAAGAGCAACAACCATCACAGTCACAGTTACAGCCTCAGTCACAGAAACCAAAGCAACAGCGACCACAGTCAATAGAGTCAGATGAGCAGTGCGTATCCAAGTCTGAAACGGACGAGGATCCTAAATATGGAGCTCCTACTCCACCGGAAGAAATCCAAGAAGATAATGATTCCAAG TACCCCTGGCAAACTGGAAAGTTAGGTTTTTCATGGGCAAAGTACTTGGAACACACCAAGGCCAAAGCTGCACCagtaaagttattcaaagatGCTTTTCCATATAGTAaaaaccatttcaaaattGGAATGAAACTAGAAGGAATAGACCCCGAACATCCATCTCATTATTGCGTTTTGACTGTTGTTGAAGTCGTAG GCTATAGAATACGCCTACATTTCGATGGATACCCAGAGAATTATGATTTTTGGGTGAATGCTGATAGTATGGATATTTTTCCTGTTGGTTGGGCTGACAAAAACGGTCACAAATTGGATCCTCCCAAGGGATACGTTGCGAGTAATTTTAGCTGGACAGCTTATTTGAAAACATGCAAAGCCCCAGCAGCTCCAAAGactatattttcaaacaaaagc acacTTTTTCCAAACGGATTTCGACAAGGCATGAAGCTTGAAGCTGTAGACAGAAAGCATTCCTCGCTAGTATGTGTTGCCAGTATTGCAGAGCTAATGGATTCGCGAATATTGGTTCACTTTGATTCTTGGGATGAAGTATATGACTATTGGGCAGACGCGAGTTCACCCTACATCCATCCCGTCGGTTGGTGTCATCACAACGGGCACAGTCTTACACCACCAAATA ACTACAAGGATCCAAAGGCATTTACTTGGGAAGTCTACCTTAGAGAGACCAGATCGGTGGCTGCACCAGCAAGAGCCTTCAAACAGCGTCCACCCTGTGGATTCAAACGTGGCATGAAATTGGAAGCTGTAGACAAACGAGTACCTCAATTGATCAGAGTCGCGACTGTCGAGGACGTCAAAGATCACGT GTTGAAAATTCGTTTCGATGGTTGGCCTGAACACCATGCCTATTGGATTGACGACGATGCACCTGACATTCACCCGATGGGCTGGTGCCTAAAAACTGGCCATCCCTTGGAGCCACCCTTGA CGCCTGAGAATCTTAATGATCGTCCCGAATGTGGGACATATGGATGCCGCGGTATTGGTCATGTGAAGGGACCCAAGTATGCAACGCATAATTCTGCATCCGGCTGCCCATACTCACCACAAAACTTGGTCAGACTCAAACTGTTACCAGACAGACTAAACGTGAAACAAGATTCCTGTGACTTCGAAGAAGATATACATGACCGACCGAAGGgggataaatttgaaagaatacgAATGGAACGTAGTGACAAGAATGAAAAGTACTTGTACCATGACGATAAGTCGGAAAGAATATCGAGAGTCGAACATTCGGAAAATCCGTTCGAATTTAAACATGAGAAGACCGAGTATCCGGAGAG ATCTGGAAGATTTCGAACCAATCACAGCGATGGGCAAaccgacgacgacgagtcatcgaagaaacgaaaaaagcg ACGAAAAATATCTGAAGAAATATCAACTCTCTCTCCGGCCGGATATTTCGGCGATGCATCAGCAATTTCGATACCGTATGCGGCAAATATTCCCGACAAACAGCTCCGTACGGAGATATATCACTCCGTTTACAATCCAGGATACAATCCACTTCCAGATGCTCCTCATATATGGGCTAAGCACAGTAATGCTTTGAACAGAGTTGTCGCCAAACAGAACACCGACCCACGGCGATGGTCGAACGAGGAAGTGATTAAGTTCATACACAGCGTTCCTAACTGCCGAGAAATTGGCagtatttttcgtaaaaac AGCATCGATGGTGAGGCGTTTCTGATGCTAACTCAAGAAGATTTGGTCTCGCTACTCGGCCTACGGCTTGGCCCGgctataaaattatataatagtATAGTTTTGCTGCGTCGACGAGCGGCATGA
- the LOC124304095 gene encoding lethal(3)malignant brain tumor-like protein 3 isoform X5, with protein MEEEIVVDDHIETINGGTHLSGEKAAAVMPLLYIQQGKLHAGQPVSGNQTITASSQSQLASIITPIVTSQNKVFIKSNSQVSTAQNKPHIIIHHHRPITTLSTSSSNQSQKHIVLRKTNTTTAQIVPLQTTQGSQPHAQAGKHTFAYLSNLIKPNKSRETVVIPAGALSTTQVAKPKLVIAPVISQLSQPSSGSTTPVQSQPSKHTTNLLLPVTIPQHSGPAKQGMFNLKINNGQISTDNKGTITVLRESKGGSSGIHPPPLHPLSKMSLLNSVKGKGSSTDGIKITENADSAVITPIPNKDDDAPPEKRKKTISNILRGSGEKRSKKQNYSKSSQDNAGDALCSPVSLDLDHDKNKKRQNDDDITLIKVVPSEDKRLKLDAALDDEIKIEIIKSQPSVDSDAATDFNGERKSGGQVSESKEITSNFHQTDPNFDPAKVLDWQDGVGTLPGSTLKFRMNEFGMMEMVEEEDGKQVKGKNSVDKENVCLSQNSSNASLSAMSADKKIEEKKSRPVAADTIYCCESCGCYGLAAEFESPNSCGPSCTEIIEAKKVALIRKEKDLKELRAKRNRKRLLQEQHHRHNNNLEPQQQKEQQPSQSQLQPQSQKPKQQRPQSIESDEQCVSKSETDEDPKYGAPTPPEEIQEDNDSKYPWQTGKLGFSWAKYLEHTKAKAAPVKLFKDAFPYSKNHFKIGMKLEGIDPEHPSHYCVLTVVEVVGYRIRLHFDGYPENYDFWVNADSMDIFPVGWADKNGHKLDPPKGYVASNFSWTAYLKTCKAPAAPKTIFSNKSTLFPNGFRQGMKLEAVDRKHSSLVCVASIAELMDSRILVHFDSWDEVYDYWADASSPYIHPVGWCHHNGHSLTPPNNYKDPKAFTWEVYLRETRSVAAPARAFKQRPPCGFKRGMKLEAVDKRVPQLIRVATVEDVKDHVLKIRFDGWPEHHAYWIDDDAPDIHPMGWCLKTGHPLEPPLTPENLNDRPECGTYGCRGIGHVKGPKYATHNSASGCPYSPQNLVRLKLLPDRLNVKQDSCDFEEDIHDRPKGDKFERIRMERSDKNEKYLYHDDKSERISRVEHSENPFEFKHEKTEYPERSGRFRTNHSDGQTDDDESSKKRKKRRKISEEISTLSPAGYFGDASAISIPYAANIPDKQLRTEIYHSVYNPGYNPLPDAPHIWAKHSNALNRVVAKQNTDPRRWSNEEVIKFIHSVPNCREIGSIFRKNSIDGEAFLMLTQEDLVSLLGLRLGPAIKLYNSIVLLRRRAA; from the exons ATGGAGGAGGAAATAGTGGTGGATGATCACATCGAGACTATCAATGGTGGAACACATTTATCAGGGGAGAAAGCAGCAGCCGTTATGCCTCTTCTGTATATTCAACAAGGCAAACTTCATGCAGGACAGCCAGTATCCGGAAACCAGACGATAACTGCATCTTCTCAGTCCCAACTAGCTTCGATTATTACTCCA atTGTCACTAGCCAAAACAAAGTATTTATAAAAAGTAATTCTCAAGTAAGTACTGCTCAAAACAAACCACACATTATCATTCACCATCATCGGCCGATTACCACATTGAGCACGTCATCTAGCAACCAGTCACAGAAACACATCGTTCTGCGAAAAACTAATACAACCACAGCCCAGATTGTACCACTCCAAACGACTCAAGGATCCCAGCCACATGCGCAAGCAGGAAAGCACACCTTTGCATATCTCAGCAACCTTATTAAGCCCAATAAATCAAGGGAAACTGTTGTTATTCCAGCAG GAGCATTATCCACGACACAAGTTGCAAAACCAAAGTTAGTAATTGCTCCTGTGATATCCCAGTTATCTCAGCCATCATCGGGTAGCACAACGCCTGTTCAGAGTCAACCGTCAAAACATACAACTAATTTGCTGCTCCCAGTCACCATTCCTCAGCATAGTGGACCTGCTAAACAGGGCatgtttaatttgaaaatcaacaatGGCCAAATCAGTACAGACAACAAAGGAACTATCACAG tTCTACGAGAATCAAAAGGTGGCAGCTCTGGAATTCATCCACCTCCGCTTCACCCATTGTCAAAAATGAGCTTACTGAATTCAGTAAAGGGTAAGGGAAGTTCAACCGATGGCATAAAAATAACGGAGAACGCAGATTCTGCAGTGATAACGCCGATTCCAAATAAAGACGATGATGCGCCACCCGAAAAACGGAAGAAAACTATAAGCAACATACTGCGAGGCAGTGGCGAGAAACGAAGCAAAAAGCAAAACTATTCAAAGTCGTCACAGGATAACGCGGGTGACGCACTTTGCTCACCAGTCAGTCTAGATTTAGAtcacgataaaaataaaaaacgtcaGAATGATGACGACATTACTCTAATCAAGGTAGTACCCAGCGAAGATAAGAGACTGAAATTAGACGCGGCGTTGGACGATGAAATCaagattgaaataattaaatcacAACCGAGCGTCGACAGCGATGCTGCAACGGATTTTAATGGCGAACGTAAATCTGGTGGCCAGGTTAGCGAGTCGAAAGAGATTACCagtaattttcatcaaaccgATCCGAATTTCGATCCTGCAAAGGTACTAGATTGGCAAGATGGTGTTGGAACACTGCCTGGCAGCACATTGAAG tttCGTATGAATGAATTCGGGATGATGGAAATGGTTGAGGAAGAAGATGGCAAACAAGTAAAGGGAAAAAATAGCGTTGACAAAGAAAATGTATGTCTGTCACAAAATTCGTCTAATGCCAGCCTTTCAGCGATGAGTGCCGATAAAAAAA tagaggaaaaaaaatcgagaccTGTTGCTGCAGACACCATTTATTGCTGCGAAAGTTGTGGATGCTACGGTTTGGCTGCAGAATTCGAGAGTCCAAATTCGTGTGGCCCATCCTGTACAGAGATAATAGAAGCAAAAAAGGTCGCATTAATACGCAAGGAGAAAGATCTGAA AGAATTGCGTGCAAAACGAAATCGCAAGAGGTTATTGCAGGAGCAGCATCACCGCCACAATAATAATCTTGAACCCCAACAGCAAAAAGAGCAACAACCATCACAGTCACAGTTACAGCCTCAGTCACAGAAACCAAAGCAACAGCGACCACAGTCAATAGAGTCAGATGAGCAGTGCGTATCCAAGTCTGAAACGGACGAGGATCCTAAATATGGAGCTCCTACTCCACCGGAAGAAATCCAAGAAGATAATGATTCCAAG TACCCCTGGCAAACTGGAAAGTTAGGTTTTTCATGGGCAAAGTACTTGGAACACACCAAGGCCAAAGCTGCACCagtaaagttattcaaagatGCTTTTCCATATAGTAaaaaccatttcaaaattGGAATGAAACTAGAAGGAATAGACCCCGAACATCCATCTCATTATTGCGTTTTGACTGTTGTTGAAGTCGTAG GCTATAGAATACGCCTACATTTCGATGGATACCCAGAGAATTATGATTTTTGGGTGAATGCTGATAGTATGGATATTTTTCCTGTTGGTTGGGCTGACAAAAACGGTCACAAATTGGATCCTCCCAAGGGATACGTTGCGAGTAATTTTAGCTGGACAGCTTATTTGAAAACATGCAAAGCCCCAGCAGCTCCAAAGactatattttcaaacaaaagc acacTTTTTCCAAACGGATTTCGACAAGGCATGAAGCTTGAAGCTGTAGACAGAAAGCATTCCTCGCTAGTATGTGTTGCCAGTATTGCAGAGCTAATGGATTCGCGAATATTGGTTCACTTTGATTCTTGGGATGAAGTATATGACTATTGGGCAGACGCGAGTTCACCCTACATCCATCCCGTCGGTTGGTGTCATCACAACGGGCACAGTCTTACACCACCAAATA ACTACAAGGATCCAAAGGCATTTACTTGGGAAGTCTACCTTAGAGAGACCAGATCGGTGGCTGCACCAGCAAGAGCCTTCAAACAGCGTCCACCCTGTGGATTCAAACGTGGCATGAAATTGGAAGCTGTAGACAAACGAGTACCTCAATTGATCAGAGTCGCGACTGTCGAGGACGTCAAAGATCACGT GTTGAAAATTCGTTTCGATGGTTGGCCTGAACACCATGCCTATTGGATTGACGACGATGCACCTGACATTCACCCGATGGGCTGGTGCCTAAAAACTGGCCATCCCTTGGAGCCACCCTTGA CGCCTGAGAATCTTAATGATCGTCCCGAATGTGGGACATATGGATGCCGCGGTATTGGTCATGTGAAGGGACCCAAGTATGCAACGCATAATTCTGCATCCGGCTGCCCATACTCACCACAAAACTTGGTCAGACTCAAACTGTTACCAGACAGACTAAACGTGAAACAAGATTCCTGTGACTTCGAAGAAGATATACATGACCGACCGAAGGgggataaatttgaaagaatacgAATGGAACGTAGTGACAAGAATGAAAAGTACTTGTACCATGACGATAAGTCGGAAAGAATATCGAGAGTCGAACATTCGGAAAATCCGTTCGAATTTAAACATGAGAAGACCGAGTATCCGGAGAG ATCTGGAAGATTTCGAACCAATCACAGCGATGGGCAAaccgacgacgacgagtcatcgaagaaacgaaaaaagcg ACGAAAAATATCTGAAGAAATATCAACTCTCTCTCCGGCCGGATATTTCGGCGATGCATCAGCAATTTCGATACCGTATGCGGCAAATATTCCCGACAAACAGCTCCGTACGGAGATATATCACTCCGTTTACAATCCAGGATACAATCCACTTCCAGATGCTCCTCATATATGGGCTAAGCACAGTAATGCTTTGAACAGAGTTGTCGCCAAACAGAACACCGACCCACGGCGATGGTCGAACGAGGAAGTGATTAAGTTCATACACAGCGTTCCTAACTGCCGAGAAATTGGCagtatttttcgtaaaaac AGCATCGATGGTGAGGCGTTTCTGATGCTAACTCAAGAAGATTTGGTCTCGCTACTCGGCCTACGGCTTGGCCCGgctataaaattatataatagtATAGTTTTGCTGCGTCGACGAGCGGCATGA